A DNA window from Brassica napus cultivar Da-Ae chromosome A4, Da-Ae, whole genome shotgun sequence contains the following coding sequences:
- the LOC106452158 gene encoding growth-regulating factor 9, protein MEEKKHSLQSNKMQSPKTEEEDEWRRKKWPCMKAAQLQEFRMQALVYRYIEAGVRVPNHLVVPIWNSLALSSSSSSGYLIHHNYPSSSNAVLNDKVDPEPTRCRRTDGKKWRCSNKVLLFQKYCERHMHRGRKRSRKLVESSSSYDVASSFASTKRDNTDGLNSSTESHSVSHGAMSVSSNAQVVTIASLPSARVCDNIPRPSLVVTESTNKSVRRRITDMSYDDFIKQRGATTCVRGFPVQGSERLPSVQKFFPEASDNTSEAARISSNRKNEIIARSREWKNMNVNCGGLFPGIHFSPDTVLQDRGGFGLHRVETDSEPGRCRRTDGKKWRCSKDVLSGQKYCDRHMHRGSIKKKHPVETTHTHENTVKTAARSVTCQDGDGQKLPVSVLGREQLSRVSDEKNTNSCSTDTTITDIALKGEEDNEEVLSLCSSGV, encoded by the exons ATGGAAGAAAAGAAACACAGTTTACAAAGTAACAAGATGCAGAGCCCTAAAACAGAGGAGGAGGATGAGTGGAGGAGGAAGAAGTGGCCGTGTATGAAAGCTGCTCAGTTACAAGAGTTTAGAATGCAAGCTTTGGTTTATAGATACATAGAAGCTGGTGTTCGCGTGCCTAATCATCTTGTTGTCCCTATTTGGAACAGTCTtgctctctcttcttcctcatcctccGGTTACCTTATCCACCACAACTATCCCTCCTCTTCCA ATGCAGTGTTGAATGATAAGGTGGATCCTGAACCCACAAGGTGCAGGAGAACAGATGGGAAGAAATGGAGGTGTAGCAACAAAGTCCTCCTGTTTCAGAAGTACTGTGAACGGCACATGCATAGAGGCCGTAAACGTTCAAGAAAGCTTGtggaatcttcttcttcttatgacgTTGCTTCGTCCTTTGCTTCAACCAAACGAGACAATACTGATGGTCTTAACAGTAGCACTGAGAGTCATAGTGTTTCTCATGGGGCAATGTCAGTTTCTAGTAATGCTCAGGTTGTCACCATTGCTTCACTGCCTAGTGCAAGAGTCTGTGATAACATCCCTCGACCATCTCTAGTGGTCACCGAGTCCACAAACAAAAGTGTGAGAAGGAGGATCACGGACATGAGTTATGATGACTTCATCAAACAAAGAGGCGCGACTACGTGTGTTAGAGGGTTTCCCGTTCAAG GTTCTGAGAGGTTACCTTCTGTTCAAAAGTTCTTTCCTGAGGCATCTGATAACACCTCAGAAGCTGCAAGAATCTCAAGCAACAGGAAGAATgagatcattgcaagaagcagaGAATGGAAGAACATGAATGTTAATTGCGGTGGCTTGTTTCCTGGCATCCACTTCTCTCCAGACACTGTTCTTCAAG ATCGTGGTGGGTTTGGTTTACACAGAGTTGAAACAGACAGCGAACCAGGAAGGTGCAGAAGAACAGATGGAAAGAAGTGGAGATGCAGCAAAGATGTGTTGTCTGGTCAGAAGTATTGCGATAGGCACATGCATAGAGGTAGTATTAAGAAGAAGCATCCAGTGGAAACTACTCACACACATGAGAATACCGTGAAAACAGCTGCTAGATCTGTGACTTGCCAAGATGGAGATGGCCAGAAGCTCCCTGTTTCAGTCTTGGGAAGAGAGCAGCTGTCCCGAGTTTCAGATGAGAAGAACACTAACAGTTGCAGTACCGACACCACAATCACTGACATAGCTTTAAAGGGTGAAGAAGACAATGAGGAGGTCTTGTCATTGTGTTCGTCAGGtgtttaa
- the LOC106452159 gene encoding serine/threonine-protein kinase Aurora-3, protein MSKKPEEDPYVRDPEKPFSLADFEIGRPLGKGKFGRVYLAREVKSHFVVALKVIFKEQIEKYKLHHQLRREMEIQTSLRHPNILRLFGWFDDDERIFLILEYAHGGELYGLLKENGHLTEQQAATYISSLSQALAYCHGKCVIHRDIKPENLLLDHEGRLKIADFGWSVQSSNKRKTMCGTLDYLAPEMVENKDHDHAVDNWTLGILCYEFLYGNPPFEAESQKDTFKRIVKIDLSFPDNPNVSAEAKNLISQLLVKDPSKRLSLTKIMQHPWIVKNADPKGVCLI, encoded by the exons ATGAGTAAGAAACCGGAAGAAGATCCTTACGTCCGCGACCCAGAGAAGCCATTCTCCCTCGCGGATTTCGAGATCGGGAGACCCTTAGGCAAGGGCAAATTCGGCAGAGTCTATCTCGCTCGCGAAGTCAAG AGTCACTTCGTGGTGGCCTTGAAAGTGATATTCAAGGAGCAGATCGAGAAGTACAAACTCCACCACCAGCTTCGCCGAGAGATGGAGATCCAAACGAGCCTAAGGCACCCCAACATCCTCCGTCTCTTCGGCTGGTTCGACGACGACGAGAGGATCTTCTTGATCCTCGAGTACGCTCACGGCGGTGAGCTCTACGGTCTCCTCAAAGAGAACGGTCATCTCACCGAACAACAAGCCGCCACT TACATTTCGAGTCTTAGTCAAGCACTGGCTTATTGTCATGGAAAGTGTGTGATTCACAGAGATATCAAACCTGAAAACCTTTTGCTCGATCATGAG GGAAGGTTGAAGATTGCTGATTTTGGGTGGTCAGTGCAGTCGAGTAACAAGAGGAAGACAATGTGTGGGACTTTAGATTACTTAGCACCTGAGATGGTTGAGAACAAAGATCACGATCATGCTGTTGATAACTGGACTTTAGGGATACTGTGTTACGAGTTTCTCTATGGTAACCCTCCTTTTGAAGCTGAGAGTCAGAAAGATACATTCAAGAG AATTGTTAAGATCGATCTGAGTTTTCCTGATAATCCAAATGTCTCAGCAGAAGCTAAGAATCTAATCAGTCAG CTTCTTGTTAAGGATCCTTCCAAAAGACTTTCTCTTACCAAGATCATGCAACACCCGTGGATCGTCAAGAACGCAGATCCTAAAGGTGTGTGCCTCATTTGA
- the LOC106452160 gene encoding spastin-like yields MSFLRGIIDSFSSIFTEEEEHSNHRHEISKHDPTVPTSSSSMNGVDGAVTVTNERVAYKLKGYFDLAKEEISKGVRAEEWGLHDDALLHYRYAQRIMNEASSTPSPSYITSSEKEKVRLYREKISKWQSQVSGRLQALGKRTGVGMSENKRAVPSPSLASVPSSNRRVSLPRTSLPRGGTGVARSPKDATTTNPKPAKEAGGGYDDKLVEMINTTIVDRSPSVKWDDVAGLDGAKQALMEMVILPAKRRDLFTGLRRPARGLLLFGPPGNGKTMLAKAVASESQATFFNVSASSLTSKWVGEAEKLVKTLFQVAISRQPSVIFMDEIDSIMSTRSISENEASRRLKSEFLIQFDGVTSNPDDLVIVIGATNKPQELDDAVLRRLVKRIYVPLPDPNVRKLLFKTKLKCQPHSLSGGDIDKIVRETEGYSGSDLQALCEEAAMMPIRELGADILTIQANKVRPLSYDDFRKSMGVIRPSLSKSKWEELEHWNSEFGSN; encoded by the exons atgAGTTTCCTCAGAGGTATAATCGATTCCTTTAGCTCAATCTtcaccgaagaagaagaacacagCAATCATCGTCACGAAATATCCAAACACGATCCCACCGTACCAACCTCTTCTAGCTCCATGAACGGCGTCGATGGAGCAGTTACGGTTACTAACGAACGAGTAGCGTATAAGCTCAAAGGCTACTTCGATTTAGCCAAAGAGGAGATCTCTAAGGGTGTTAGGGCGGAAGAGTGGGGTTTACACGACGACGCGCTTCTTCATTACAGATACGCTCAGAGGATCATGAACGAAGCTTCCTCCACGCCTTCTCCTTCGTATATCACTTCAAG TGAGAAAGAGAAGGTGAGATTGTATAGAGAGAAGATTTCTAAATGGCAAAGTCAAGTTTCTGGGAGGTTGCAAGCTTTGGGTAAACGTACAG GTGTTGGAATGTCTGAAAATAAG AGAGCTGTACCATCTCCTTCTTTAGCTTCAGTTCCCTCTTCAAATAGAAGAGTTTCATTACCAAGGACTTCACTTCCCAGAGGTGGTACTGGAGTGGCGAGGAGCCCTAAAGACGCTACTACTACAAACCCAAAACCTGCGAAAGAAGCTGGAGGTGGATACGATGATAAGTTGGTAGAGATGATAAACACAACGATAGTGGATAGAAGTCCTTCTGTGAAGTGGGATGATGTCG CTGGACTTGATGGAGCTAAACAAGCTTTGATGGAGATGGTTATTTTACCAGCAAAACGAAGAGATTTATTCACTGGTCTCCGAAGACCAGCTAGAG GTTTGCTTCTCTTTGGTCCGCCTGGGAATGGAAAAACAATGCTTGCCAAGGCAGTGGCTTCTGAGTCTCAGGCAACGTTCTTCAACGTCTCAGCATCCTCGTTGACATCAAAATGG GTGGGTGAGGCTGAAAAGCTAGTTAAAACGTTGTTCCAAGTTGCAATCTCCAGACAACCGTCTGTAATTTTTATGGATGAA ATAGATAGTATAATGTCTACAAGGTCGATCAGTGAGAATGAAGCAAGCAGAAGGTTGAAATCAGAGTTCCTTATCCAGTTCGATGGTGTGACTTCTAATCCTGATGATTTGGTGATTGTCATTG GAGCTACTAACAAGCCACAGGAGTTGGATGATGCAGTGCTTAGAAGATTG GTGAAGAGAATATATGTACCACTGCCGGATCCAAACGTGAGAAAACTACTTTTCAAAACTAAACTGAAGTGCCAGCCTCACTCTTTATCCGGTGGCGACATTGATAAAATCGTCAGAGAAACCGAAG GATACTCAGGAAGTGATCTACAAGCATTGTGTGAAGAAGCTGCAATGATGCCAATCCGAGAACTCGGTGCAGATATTCTTACCATCCAAGCAAATAAA GTGAGACCGCTAAGTTATGATGATTTTAGGAAGTCAATGGGAGTGATCAGACCAAGCTTGAGTAAAAGCAAATGGGAAGAGCTTGAACATTGGAACTCTGAGTTTGGCTCTAACTGA
- the LOC106452161 gene encoding protein PXR1 isoform X2, with translation MGGKGKKRREKNYLASHGGPARLPPPPDRSKQDALPSKLRVLMNYTSPPPPQDSTKQVVEKKEKKAKAGVDAAKVKPGSEAKSEAKAVEESKSEGNTTSSDQENDGEDIVLNKGDEKKKKKRKRNEIKDLRFEQELAELDGRSKRKERKKKYWEAKKQKKKGKTEDTLRENFPKHEQIRFGDVVQAPPKLAVVPKARKTPMSASKERLRLEAIEAYRSRNGWTSRPGVQIPTVTMQ, from the exons ATGGGAGGGAAAGgtaagaagaggagagagaaaaaCTATTTGGCATCTCACGGCGGACCGGCGAGACTCCCGCCGCCGCCTGATCGTTCGAAGCAAGATGCCCTTCCTTCCAAGCTCCGTGTTCTCATGAACTACACCTCTCCTCCGCCTCCTCAAG ATTCTACTAAacaagttgtagagaagaaagagaagaaagctAAAGCTGGAGTTGATGCTGCCAAG GTGAAGCCTGGGAGTGAAGCAAAGTCTGAAGCAAAGGCGGTTGAAGAAAGCAAATCTGAGGGCAACACAACCTCCTCTGATCAGGAGAATGATGGAGAGGATATAGTGCTGAACAAGGGagatgaaaagaagaagaaaaagagaaagaggaatGAGATTAAGGACCTTCGTTTCGAACAGGAACTTGCGGAGTTGGATGGTCGGTCCAAAAGGAAAGAGCGCAAGAAGAA GTATTGGGAGGCCaagaagcaaaaaaagaaagggAAGACAGAAGATACACTCCGGGAAAACTTTCCAAAGCATGAGCAGATCAGATTTGGTGATGTGGTGCAAGCTCCACCAAAGCTGGCCGTTGTTCCAAAG GCAAGAAAGACTCCTATGAGTGCTTCCAAAGAGAGGCTGCGATTAGAGGCCATTGAAGCTTACAGATCTCGCAATGGATGGACCTCTAGACCAGGCGTTCAGATTCCTACCGTGACCATGCAATAA
- the LOC106452161 gene encoding protein PXR1 isoform X1: MGGKGKKRREKNYLASHGGPARLPPPPDRSKQDALPSKLRVLMNYTSPPPPQDSTKQVVEKKEKKAKAGVDAAKKVKPGSEAKSEAKAVEESKSEGNTTSSDQENDGEDIVLNKGDEKKKKKRKRNEIKDLRFEQELAELDGRSKRKERKKKYWEAKKQKKKGKTEDTLRENFPKHEQIRFGDVVQAPPKLAVVPKARKTPMSASKERLRLEAIEAYRSRNGWTSRPGVQIPTVTMQ; the protein is encoded by the exons ATGGGAGGGAAAGgtaagaagaggagagagaaaaaCTATTTGGCATCTCACGGCGGACCGGCGAGACTCCCGCCGCCGCCTGATCGTTCGAAGCAAGATGCCCTTCCTTCCAAGCTCCGTGTTCTCATGAACTACACCTCTCCTCCGCCTCCTCAAG ATTCTACTAAacaagttgtagagaagaaagagaagaaagctAAAGCTGGAGTTGATGCTGCCAAG aagGTGAAGCCTGGGAGTGAAGCAAAGTCTGAAGCAAAGGCGGTTGAAGAAAGCAAATCTGAGGGCAACACAACCTCCTCTGATCAGGAGAATGATGGAGAGGATATAGTGCTGAACAAGGGagatgaaaagaagaagaaaaagagaaagaggaatGAGATTAAGGACCTTCGTTTCGAACAGGAACTTGCGGAGTTGGATGGTCGGTCCAAAAGGAAAGAGCGCAAGAAGAA GTATTGGGAGGCCaagaagcaaaaaaagaaagggAAGACAGAAGATACACTCCGGGAAAACTTTCCAAAGCATGAGCAGATCAGATTTGGTGATGTGGTGCAAGCTCCACCAAAGCTGGCCGTTGTTCCAAAG GCAAGAAAGACTCCTATGAGTGCTTCCAAAGAGAGGCTGCGATTAGAGGCCATTGAAGCTTACAGATCTCGCAATGGATGGACCTCTAGACCAGGCGTTCAGATTCCTACCGTGACCATGCAATAA
- the LOC106454053 gene encoding cytochrome P450 76C4-like — MFAAGTDTSSSTLEWAMAELLNNPKSLAIAQAEMDCVIGQNDIIQESDISHLPYLQAVVKETFQFHPAAPFLVPRKAEADVEVLGFMVSKDTQVLVNVWAIGRDPAMWENPIRFEPERFLSKETDVKGRDYELTPFGGGRRICPGLPLAVVTVSLMLTSLLYFFDWKLPNGVASEDLDMDETFGITLHRTNPLHAVS; from the coding sequence ATGTTTGCAGCAGGCACGGATACAAGCTCTAGCACCCTAGAGTGGGCAATGGCAGAGTTACTTAATAACCCTAAATCACTAGCCATAGCTCAAGCCGAGATGGATTGTGTGATAGGCCAAAACGACATCATTCAAGAATCTGACATCTCACATTTGCCGTATTTACAAGCAGTTGTGAAAGAAACTTTCCAATTTCATCCTGCTGCTCCATTTCTCGTCCCACGTAAAGCTGAAGCTGACGTGGAGGTTCTTGGGTTCATGGTGTCTAAAGACACTCAAGTTCTTGTGAACGTTTGGGCTATAGGACGAGATCCAGCAATGTGGGAGAATCCAATCCGGTTCGAGCCAGAGAGGTTTTTGAGTAAAGAGACTGATGTGAAAGGTAGAGACTATGAGTTAACACCTTTTGGGGGCGGACGAAGAATCTGTCCGGGGCTGCCTTTGGCTGTGGTGACTGTGTCACTCATGCTTACTTCACTTCTTTATTTCTTTGATTGGAAGCTTCCAAATGGTGTTGCTTCTGAGGATTTGGACATGGACGAGACATTTGGTATTACATTACATCGGACCAACCCGTTACATGCCGTTTCTTGA